Proteins co-encoded in one Actinomadura luteofluorescens genomic window:
- a CDS encoding serine/threonine-protein kinase, translating into MDTDFRPLEPADPREVGGHRLLGRLGSGGMGTVFLGADPVSGGRVAVKTIHPHLAGDPSYRRRFRDEAHLASRVASFCTARVLAHGEQDGLPYLVTDYVGGVSLHDRLTAGGPLPPADLHGVAVGVASALAAIHAAGLVHRDLKPANVMLTLSGCRVIDFGIAGSQDEPDEAATTGQVFGTPGWIAPEVLVGGPSSQAADIFSWGCLIAHAGTGQMPIGGDPATLRTAAGDADLSGLPDSLVPLVRWALAQDPADRPTATDLLLALVEQPQPHAAGRLAPRPAPPEDTPSRAAARRSLPPRSRRRRPVPGPSTPFRTRESSAEDTDTRAFTPLGVADATTSTRTRLLAGAGAAAGTLLFGAIILGITGAKAAPPASPGAPAPSAPAVSAAPAKKANAVRAGTSRRPLVKTHKQKPKQKPQEKKKPKSKPKHAAKHGKAKGKAKSRH; encoded by the coding sequence ATGGATACTGACTTCAGGCCACTCGAACCCGCCGATCCCCGCGAGGTCGGCGGCCACCGGCTGCTGGGCAGGCTCGGATCCGGCGGCATGGGCACGGTCTTCCTGGGAGCCGACCCCGTGTCGGGCGGGCGCGTCGCGGTGAAGACGATCCATCCGCACCTTGCCGGCGACCCCTCGTACCGGCGGCGCTTCCGCGACGAGGCGCACCTCGCGAGCCGGGTCGCATCGTTCTGCACCGCGCGGGTCCTCGCGCACGGCGAGCAGGACGGCCTCCCCTACCTCGTCACCGACTACGTCGGGGGCGTGTCCCTGCACGACCGGCTCACCGCCGGCGGCCCGCTGCCGCCCGCCGACCTGCACGGCGTCGCCGTGGGCGTCGCCTCGGCGCTCGCCGCGATCCACGCGGCGGGCCTCGTGCACCGCGACCTCAAGCCCGCCAACGTGATGCTCACCCTGTCCGGGTGCCGCGTCATCGACTTCGGCATCGCGGGCAGCCAGGACGAGCCGGACGAGGCCGCGACGACCGGCCAGGTGTTCGGCACCCCCGGGTGGATCGCCCCGGAGGTGCTCGTCGGGGGCCCGTCGTCCCAGGCGGCCGACATCTTCTCCTGGGGCTGCCTCATCGCCCACGCCGGGACGGGGCAGATGCCGATCGGCGGCGACCCCGCGACGCTGCGCACCGCGGCCGGGGACGCCGACCTGTCCGGCCTGCCGGACTCGCTGGTCCCGCTCGTCCGGTGGGCGCTGGCGCAGGACCCGGCGGACCGGCCCACCGCGACCGACCTGCTGCTCGCCCTCGTCGAGCAGCCGCAGCCGCACGCCGCGGGCCGCCTCGCACCCCGCCCCGCTCCGCCGGAGGACACGCCGTCGCGGGCCGCGGCCCGGCGCTCCCTCCCGCCGCGCTCCCGGCGGCGACGCCCCGTCCCGGGGCCCTCGACGCCGTTCCGGACCCGCGAGTCCAGCGCCGAGGACACCGACACCAGGGCGTTCACGCCGCTCGGCGTGGCGGACGCCACGACGTCCACCCGCACTCGGCTGCTGGCGGGCGCGGGCGCCGCGGCGGGCACCCTGCTGTTCGGGGCCATCATCCTCGGGATCACCGGGGCCAAGGCCGCGCCTCCCGCCTCGCCCGGCGCGCCGGCGCCGTCCGCGCCGGCGGTCTCCGCCGCCCCCGCCAAGAAGGCCAACGCCGTCAGGGCCGGAACCTCCCGGCGGCCCCTGGTGAAGACCCACAAGCAGAAGCCGAAGCAGAAGCCCCAGGAGAAGAAGAAGCCGAAGTCGAAGCCGAAGCACGCGGCGAAGCACGGCAAGGCCAAGGGAAAGGCCAAGTCCAGGCACTGA
- the cbiQ gene encoding cobalt ECF transporter T component CbiQ — protein MGAGHAHRLYVPGASPVHRLPPQCKLVAVLAFVLLVVATPRERIWAFGVYALLLAAVTAAARVPFGTVARRIVIEVPFVAFAFLMPFVANGEKITVLGLRVSESGLWGAWNILAKGTLGVVASILLAATTEPRLLLLGIERLRMPQLITQIATFMLRYADVVAAELGRMRVARAARGFEARDIRATGVLARSVGALFLRSYERGERVHLAMVSRGYEGRMPVIDTVGATAAQWTAAAALPSAAALVALAAWIAP, from the coding sequence ATGGGCGCGGGCCACGCGCACCGGCTCTACGTGCCGGGCGCCTCGCCGGTGCACCGGCTGCCGCCGCAGTGCAAGCTCGTCGCCGTCCTGGCGTTCGTTCTGCTGGTCGTCGCCACGCCGCGCGAGCGGATCTGGGCGTTCGGCGTGTACGCGCTGCTGCTCGCGGCCGTGACGGCGGCGGCCCGGGTCCCGTTCGGGACGGTCGCGCGGCGCATCGTCATCGAGGTGCCGTTCGTCGCGTTCGCCTTCCTCATGCCGTTCGTCGCGAACGGCGAGAAGATCACCGTGCTGGGGCTGCGGGTGAGCGAGAGCGGGCTGTGGGGTGCCTGGAACATCCTCGCCAAGGGAACCCTCGGCGTCGTCGCCTCGATCCTGCTCGCTGCCACGACCGAGCCGCGGCTGCTGCTGCTCGGCATCGAGCGGCTGCGGATGCCGCAGCTCATCACGCAGATCGCCACGTTCATGCTGCGGTACGCCGACGTCGTCGCCGCGGAGCTCGGCCGGATGAGGGTCGCGCGGGCGGCCCGCGGTTTCGAGGCCCGCGACATCCGCGCGACGGGGGTCCTCGCCAGGTCCGTGGGCGCGCTGTTCCTGCGCTCCTACGAGCGCGGCGAGCGGGTGCACCTGGCCATGGTGAGCCGCGGGTACGAGGGCCGCATGCCCGTCATCGACACCGTTGGCGCCACCGCCGCGCAGTGGACGGCCGCCGCCGCGCTGCCCTCGGCCGCCGCGCTCGTCGCGCTGGCTGCTTGGATTGCCCCATGA
- a CDS encoding energy-coupling factor ABC transporter ATP-binding protein: protein MTPSLEVKGLAYAYPDGTQALYGVDLTVGRGERVALLGPNGAGKTTLVLHLNGILHGGLGEVRVGGLAVGPKDRKALREIRRRVGIVFQDPDDQLFMPTVREDVAFGPANLGLRGAELDRRVADALARVGMGDAADRPPQHLSFGQRRRVAVATVLAMEPEILVLDEPSSNLDPASRRELAEILLSLDVTVLMVTHDLPYAAELCPRSVILSGGVIAADRPTRDLLTDAELLAAHRLELPFGFDPAAALR, encoded by the coding sequence ATGACCCCGTCGCTCGAGGTGAAGGGCCTCGCCTACGCGTACCCCGATGGCACGCAGGCGCTGTACGGCGTCGACCTCACGGTCGGGCGCGGAGAGCGCGTCGCGCTGCTCGGGCCGAACGGCGCCGGGAAGACCACGCTCGTCCTCCACCTGAACGGCATCCTGCACGGCGGCCTGGGCGAGGTCAGGGTGGGCGGTCTCGCCGTCGGCCCGAAGGACAGGAAGGCGCTGCGGGAGATCCGACGCCGCGTCGGCATCGTCTTCCAGGACCCCGACGACCAGCTGTTCATGCCGACCGTCCGGGAGGACGTCGCGTTCGGCCCCGCCAACCTCGGCCTGCGCGGCGCCGAACTGGACCGCCGGGTGGCGGACGCGCTCGCCCGCGTCGGCATGGGGGACGCCGCCGACCGCCCGCCGCAGCACCTCAGCTTCGGCCAGCGCCGCCGCGTCGCCGTGGCCACCGTCCTGGCGATGGAGCCGGAGATCCTCGTGCTGGACGAGCCGTCCTCCAACCTGGACCCGGCCAGCCGCCGCGAGCTCGCCGAGATCCTGCTGAGCCTCGACGTGACGGTGCTGATGGTCACGCACGACCTGCCGTACGCGGCGGAGCTGTGCCCGCGGTCGGTGATCCTCTCCGGCGGCGTCATCGCCGCCGACCGTCCCACCCGCGACCTGCTCACCGACGCCGAGCTGCTCGCGGCGCACCGCCTGGAACTGCCCTTCGGGTTCGACCCGGCCGCGGCCCTGCGCTGA
- a CDS encoding PP2C family protein-serine/threonine phosphatase, translating into MLQRLVQLLPPRVRAVLRRIPFLVVLYRWLRRGTLTRDRYVFAALAILAVAIGIATSGDSRGLAPSGALVLIVVVGGLLLKVRSLAALLAVVAAMAAYNVWKDVAAFGLGMIATLSITAVLAITLARTRQQLGVQGLRGDSMLLELRDRLRRHGEMPELPDGWSSQVVMLQAGGSSFGGDFVVSASDGDKLEVALVDVSGKGTDAGTRALMLSGAFGGLLGSVQPEAFLPACNVYLQRQRWDEGFVTAVHVVVDLRTGEYTVESAGHPPAVQFDAGSGAWRVSSAKGVVLGVVPDLNCVPERGQLRPGDALLLYTDGLVESPGSDLDAGIDRLLGEAERLVPQGFGRGARELVETMAASRDDDCALVLVWRT; encoded by the coding sequence ATGCTTCAACGTCTGGTGCAGCTGCTCCCGCCGCGCGTGCGTGCCGTGCTGCGCAGGATCCCGTTCCTGGTCGTGCTCTACCGGTGGCTCAGGCGGGGCACGCTGACCAGGGACAGGTACGTCTTCGCGGCGCTGGCGATCCTCGCGGTCGCCATCGGCATCGCCACGTCCGGCGACTCGCGCGGGCTGGCCCCCTCCGGGGCGCTGGTGCTGATCGTGGTGGTCGGCGGGCTGCTGCTGAAGGTGCGGAGCCTGGCCGCCCTCCTGGCCGTGGTGGCCGCGATGGCCGCCTACAACGTCTGGAAGGACGTCGCGGCGTTCGGCCTCGGCATGATCGCCACGCTGAGCATCACCGCGGTGCTCGCGATCACCCTGGCCCGGACCCGCCAGCAGCTCGGCGTGCAGGGCCTGCGCGGCGACTCGATGCTGCTGGAACTGCGCGACCGGCTCCGGCGGCACGGCGAGATGCCCGAGCTGCCGGACGGCTGGAGCTCGCAGGTCGTGATGCTCCAGGCGGGGGGCTCCTCGTTCGGCGGCGACTTCGTGGTGTCGGCCTCCGACGGCGACAAGCTGGAGGTCGCGCTGGTCGACGTGTCCGGGAAGGGCACCGACGCCGGAACGCGGGCGCTGATGCTGTCGGGCGCCTTCGGGGGGCTGCTTGGATCGGTCCAGCCCGAGGCCTTCCTGCCCGCCTGCAACGTCTACCTGCAGCGCCAGCGCTGGGACGAGGGCTTCGTGACGGCCGTCCACGTCGTGGTCGACCTGCGCACGGGGGAGTACACCGTCGAGTCGGCGGGGCACCCGCCCGCCGTCCAGTTCGACGCGGGCAGCGGCGCCTGGCGGGTCAGCTCCGCCAAGGGCGTGGTGCTGGGCGTGGTGCCCGATCTGAACTGCGTGCCCGAGCGGGGGCAGCTCCGGCCGGGCGACGCGCTGCTCCTGTACACCGACGGCCTGGTGGAGTCGCCGGGCAGCGACCTCGACGCCGGCATCGACCGGCTGCTCGGTGAGGCGGAGCGGCTGGTCCCGCAGGGGTTCGGCAGGGGCGCGCGGGAGCTGGTGGAGACGATGGCCGCCTCGCGCGACGACGACTGCGCCCTCGTCCTGGTCTGGCGCACCTGA
- a CDS encoding ribose-5-phosphate isomerase: MRVFLGSDHAGFELKEHLVSWLKANGHEAVDCGAFVYDAVDDYPPFVLRAAERTAAEPGTLGVVIGGSGNGEAIAANKVKGVRAALVWNDETAVLAREHNDANVIALGARQHDLDTATRFVELFLATAYSKEPRHTRRIRMLGAYEHTGELPPLPREG; the protein is encoded by the coding sequence ATGCGCGTGTTTCTTGGATCCGACCATGCCGGTTTCGAACTGAAGGAGCACCTGGTCTCCTGGCTGAAGGCGAACGGGCACGAGGCCGTCGACTGCGGCGCGTTCGTGTACGACGCCGTCGACGACTACCCCCCGTTCGTCCTGCGGGCGGCCGAGCGGACGGCGGCGGAGCCGGGAACGCTCGGCGTCGTGATCGGCGGCTCCGGCAACGGCGAGGCGATCGCGGCGAACAAGGTGAAGGGCGTACGGGCCGCGCTGGTCTGGAACGACGAGACCGCCGTGCTCGCCCGCGAGCACAACGACGCGAACGTGATCGCGCTCGGGGCGCGCCAGCACGACCTGGACACCGCGACCCGCTTCGTGGAGCTGTTCCTCGCGACGGCCTACTCCAAGGAGCCGCGCCACACCCGGCGGATCAGGATGCTCGGCGCCTACGAGCACACCGGCGAGCTGCCCCCGCTGCCGCGCGAGGGCTGA
- a CDS encoding ATP-binding protein, translating to MKVAFVGKGGSGKTTLSALFVRHLAGRGLPVVAIDADINQHLGVALGLDEGRAAKIPALGDRLTELKEHLRGANPRISSAAAMVKTTPPGSGSRLLRFRGDDPFHEAGQEVDGVTLLATGPFNDDDLGVACYHSKTGAVELYLNHLVDGSGEYVVVDMTAGADTFASGLFTRFDLMFLVAEPTRKGVGVYRQYTEYARDYDVAIRVVGNKVQSEEDVAYLREHVGDDLLTWVGQSAAVRALEQGRDGVELEDRNIAALDVMRAEVDGRVKDWDEFQRQAVEFHVKNARSWASRAAGEDLEAQVDPGFRFPVPAA from the coding sequence ATGAAGGTTGCGTTCGTCGGCAAGGGCGGCAGCGGCAAGACCACCCTGTCGGCGCTGTTCGTCCGCCATCTGGCCGGACGCGGGCTGCCCGTGGTCGCCATCGACGCCGACATCAACCAGCACCTCGGCGTGGCGCTCGGGCTGGACGAGGGCCGCGCCGCCAAGATCCCCGCGCTGGGCGACCGGCTCACCGAGCTCAAGGAGCACCTGCGCGGCGCCAACCCGCGCATCTCCTCGGCGGCCGCGATGGTCAAGACCACCCCGCCCGGCTCCGGGTCGCGGCTGCTGCGGTTCCGCGGCGACGACCCCTTCCACGAGGCGGGCCAGGAGGTCGACGGCGTCACGCTGCTCGCCACCGGCCCGTTCAACGACGACGACCTCGGCGTGGCCTGCTACCACTCCAAGACCGGCGCGGTGGAGCTCTACCTCAACCACCTCGTGGACGGGTCCGGCGAGTACGTCGTCGTCGACATGACCGCCGGCGCCGACACGTTCGCCTCCGGGCTCTTCACGCGGTTCGACCTGATGTTCCTGGTCGCCGAGCCCACCCGCAAGGGCGTCGGCGTCTACCGGCAGTACACCGAGTACGCCCGCGACTACGACGTCGCCATCCGCGTCGTCGGCAACAAGGTGCAGTCCGAGGAGGACGTCGCCTACCTGCGCGAGCACGTCGGCGACGACCTGCTGACCTGGGTCGGCCAGTCCGCCGCCGTCCGGGCGCTGGAGCAGGGCCGCGACGGCGTCGAGCTGGAGGACCGCAACATCGCCGCCCTCGACGTCATGCGCGCCGAGGTGGACGGCCGCGTCAAGGACTGGGACGAGTTCCAGCGGCAGGCCGTGGAGTTCCACGTGAAGAACGCGCGGAGCTGGGCGAGCCGGGCCGCGGGGGAGGACCTCGAAGCGCAGGTCGACCCCGGGTTCCGCTTCCCCGTCCCCGCCGCCTAG